A window of the Phaseolus vulgaris cultivar G19833 chromosome 5, P. vulgaris v2.0, whole genome shotgun sequence genome harbors these coding sequences:
- the LOC137836062 gene encoding mediator of RNA polymerase II transcription subunit 15a, whose amino-acid sequence MDNNNWRPNQGTEANMDASDWRGGVPQELRQRIVNKILDTLKRRLPVSGQEGFLELQKIAERFEEKVFTAATSQSDYLRKIALKMLTMETTSQGTMANSPNQGAHDPGLVIPPHVHNPGQQHSIPMPNQSQSSGLTHTPIQNVGQNMPGENSVSGETHFLYHFI is encoded by the exons ATGGATAACAATAATTGGAGACCTAATCAAGGTACTGAAGCCAATATGGATGCTAGTGATTGGAGAGGTGGAGTGCCGCAAGAGTTGCGCCAAAGAATTGTCAACAAAAT ATTGGACACGTTAAAAAGACGTCTTCCTGTTTCTGGTCAAGAGGGATTCCTTGAACTTCAGAAGATTGCTgaaaggtttgaagagaaggtttTTACTGCTGCCACAAGCCAG TCTGATTATCTACGGAAAATAGCTTTGAAGATGCTTACTATGGAGACTACATCACAAGGCACCATGGCCAACTCTCCAAACCAAGGTGCTCACGATCCAG GGCTTGTTATTCCACCCCATGTTCACAATCCTGGGCAGCAACATTCTATTCCTATGCCCAATCAATCTCAATCATCGGGTTTAACCCATACTCCAATCCAAAATGTTGGCCAGAATATGCCTGGAGAGAATTCAGTGTCAGGGGAAACACACTTTCTGTATCATTTTATCTAA